A region of Pyxidicoccus parkwaysis DNA encodes the following proteins:
- a CDS encoding ELWxxDGT repeat protein — MKSSRPHALTGALLVTGLFTACAESSSSPASEPAPVETRSALTLGTPHLVKDLRPGELPIDPYDFPSSFSPEGFVSLGGTTFYAADDGTGDIELWKTDGTREGTSLLRDLVPGPAPSYPSKFTVMGGRLYFIARSAPTSSALALWQSDGTPEGTTLVAPLAGSASFMTAQGNALYFMTAPTGGARGFTLWKSDGTAAGTTAVTTVTASTTSPYGYFTWSGSTLFFTAFDDAHGRELWKSDGTPAGTQLVADVLTGNDVHTGPFDLVSAGSLVYFTTPGIDDYRYVLWRSDGTPEGTFRLLSLQASQSTSGTAKGVAVGGKLYFAQWDAQAGQELWSSDGTVAGTTRVADLRPGTEDSLPHDLVEQGGRLWFTANDGGSPRRAQVWVSDGTAAGTRQVTETTADTPYGASVLAASPDGAWFMTSDFTGASSLWTTDGTVAGTQKLLVPAPVFFGLDRHPTEGGRLFLSQSEGFLWFSDGTAAGSRALGRVIPTQRGAFPHSGFNLGGELVFSARGDTGDIFSPNAERVWRSNGTSNGTLLVDDLTQGDNLHLTPLGVMGGQGFVWRHTNGAPNNSSHLGALLRTDGTPRGTSSLKQMSLPKTAYDARQPPPAVILGDAVYFGVTGSASGPSALWKTDGTSQGTLAVATVQESSFFNVNPRLFVNAGGRLFFAAGTGLGDESLWTSDGTGQGTRKVKALSSKSLSQPPIRHMIALGTQVLFWAESQAEGHALWTSDGTEQGTRVLMRFDGSTFLTEGPLTTAVMNGQVFFVTRASGAPARLWKTDGGTPVEVASFGALDSATAPTRLTVFQGALLFWAFDAAHGYELWRSDGTSAGTALVKDLNPGPASAVGEPGPLVSVEQGGVLLFAASDGLSGLELWQTDGTASNTVRVADIAPGPDSSSPTDLAVAGRGVYFQAWTRESGAELWALERPVADTQPPQVTCPPAQVQEATTEFGQPVSYPRATATDAQTPSPLIRYSRPSGSYFSLGVTRVDVTALDDAGNSATCGIDVTIRDTTPPTITCRTGTLRYEATSPEGTYGYILFDAATASDVASRPSVVFSPAVTSLFPLGTTRVTATATDGAGLQATCGFDVFVEDTQRPTLGTCPASLMLEASAPAGAVADFTLPSATDVASAPAVSSEPAMGSWLPLGTTSFTVTARDTAGNTDACTFPVEVRDTTPPTLTCPPTQRVDATSEAGATVSWPDATAEDRVSDVTVEYSVASGTQFPVGTRTVRVTAKDASNNTRSCEFSVVVSRPADPNEHSEDPSSRPDRGGGCQQAGGAGLSSFGAALLGVLLMRPRRRWRSAPRQG, encoded by the coding sequence ATGAAATCCTCTCGTCCCCACGCGCTGACAGGCGCATTGCTCGTCACGGGCCTCTTCACGGCCTGTGCGGAGAGCTCGTCATCTCCCGCCTCCGAGCCCGCGCCCGTCGAGACGCGGAGTGCCCTCACCCTGGGCACGCCCCATCTGGTGAAGGACCTGCGTCCCGGCGAGCTCCCCATCGACCCCTACGACTTCCCGAGCTCCTTCTCCCCGGAGGGCTTCGTCTCCCTCGGCGGCACCACGTTCTACGCGGCGGACGATGGGACGGGTGACATCGAGCTGTGGAAGACGGACGGCACGCGCGAGGGGACCTCGCTGCTGCGAGACCTGGTCCCGGGGCCGGCGCCGTCCTATCCCTCGAAGTTCACGGTCATGGGAGGCCGGCTCTACTTCATCGCACGCTCGGCGCCCACCAGCAGCGCGCTGGCGCTCTGGCAGTCGGATGGAACGCCGGAGGGCACCACGCTCGTGGCTCCGCTCGCCGGCTCCGCCTCGTTCATGACGGCGCAGGGCAACGCGCTCTACTTCATGACCGCGCCCACCGGTGGCGCACGCGGCTTCACGCTGTGGAAGAGCGACGGCACCGCGGCGGGTACCACGGCGGTGACGACGGTGACGGCGAGCACCACCTCGCCCTACGGCTACTTCACGTGGTCGGGCAGCACACTCTTCTTCACCGCCTTCGACGATGCCCACGGCCGGGAGCTCTGGAAGAGCGATGGCACCCCGGCGGGCACGCAGCTCGTCGCGGACGTGCTCACGGGCAACGACGTGCACACGGGCCCGTTCGACCTCGTGTCGGCGGGGAGCCTCGTCTACTTCACGACGCCGGGCATCGACGACTATCGCTACGTCTTGTGGCGCAGCGACGGAACGCCCGAAGGAACCTTCCGGCTGCTGTCCCTGCAAGCCTCCCAGTCCACCTCGGGCACCGCGAAGGGCGTGGCCGTTGGCGGAAAGCTCTACTTCGCGCAGTGGGACGCGCAGGCGGGCCAGGAGCTGTGGTCGTCGGACGGAACCGTCGCCGGCACCACGCGCGTCGCCGACCTGCGTCCCGGCACGGAGGACTCGTTGCCTCACGACCTGGTGGAACAGGGAGGGCGCCTCTGGTTCACCGCGAATGATGGCGGCTCCCCTCGGCGCGCCCAGGTCTGGGTCAGCGACGGCACCGCGGCGGGCACGCGCCAGGTCACGGAGACCACGGCCGACACTCCGTACGGTGCGTCCGTGCTCGCCGCCTCACCCGACGGCGCCTGGTTCATGACGAGCGACTTCACCGGGGCCTCTTCCCTCTGGACGACGGACGGCACCGTCGCGGGCACCCAGAAGCTGCTCGTCCCCGCGCCCGTCTTCTTCGGTCTCGACCGCCATCCGACGGAGGGAGGACGCCTCTTCCTCTCCCAGTCCGAGGGCTTCCTGTGGTTCAGCGACGGCACCGCGGCGGGCAGCCGGGCGCTGGGGCGCGTCATCCCCACGCAGCGCGGCGCGTTTCCCCACAGCGGGTTCAACCTGGGCGGTGAGCTCGTCTTCAGCGCCCGGGGTGACACCGGCGACATCTTCTCTCCGAACGCGGAGCGCGTCTGGCGGAGCAATGGGACCTCGAATGGCACCCTGCTGGTGGACGACCTCACGCAGGGCGACAACCTCCACCTCACCCCGCTCGGCGTGATGGGCGGACAGGGCTTCGTCTGGCGCCACACCAACGGTGCGCCGAACAACTCCTCGCATCTGGGCGCGCTCCTCCGCACGGATGGCACCCCGAGAGGGACGAGCAGCCTGAAGCAGATGTCGCTCCCCAAGACGGCCTATGACGCACGTCAGCCACCGCCCGCCGTCATCCTGGGCGACGCGGTCTACTTCGGAGTGACGGGTTCCGCGTCCGGCCCTTCCGCGCTCTGGAAGACCGACGGCACGTCGCAGGGCACCCTGGCCGTGGCGACAGTGCAGGAGTCGTCGTTCTTCAACGTGAATCCCCGGCTCTTCGTCAACGCCGGGGGACGGCTCTTCTTCGCCGCGGGCACGGGCCTGGGTGACGAGTCCTTGTGGACGAGCGATGGCACCGGACAGGGCACGCGCAAGGTGAAGGCGCTCTCCTCGAAGAGCCTCTCCCAACCGCCCATCCGCCACATGATTGCTCTGGGAACCCAGGTGCTGTTCTGGGCGGAATCCCAGGCCGAGGGCCATGCCCTGTGGACGAGCGACGGAACCGAGCAGGGCACGCGCGTGCTGATGCGCTTCGACGGCAGCACCTTCCTGACCGAGGGACCGCTCACCACGGCGGTGATGAACGGACAGGTCTTCTTCGTCACCCGGGCCTCGGGCGCACCCGCGCGTCTGTGGAAGACGGACGGTGGGACGCCCGTGGAGGTGGCCAGCTTCGGCGCGCTGGACTCAGCCACCGCGCCCACGCGGCTCACCGTCTTCCAGGGCGCGCTGCTGTTCTGGGCCTTCGACGCAGCGCACGGCTATGAGCTGTGGCGCAGCGACGGCACGTCCGCGGGCACGGCGCTCGTGAAGGACCTCAACCCCGGCCCCGCGAGCGCCGTGGGCGAGCCGGGCCCGCTCGTCTCCGTCGAACAGGGCGGAGTGCTGTTGTTCGCCGCGTCGGATGGACTGTCCGGGCTGGAGCTGTGGCAGACGGACGGCACCGCCAGCAACACCGTGCGCGTGGCCGACATCGCACCGGGGCCGGACTCGTCGTCTCCCACGGACCTCGCCGTGGCGGGACGGGGCGTCTACTTCCAGGCCTGGACGCGCGAGTCGGGCGCGGAGCTATGGGCGCTGGAGCGGCCCGTGGCCGACACCCAGCCGCCCCAGGTGACGTGCCCACCGGCGCAGGTGCAGGAGGCCACGACGGAATTCGGACAACCGGTGTCATATCCGCGAGCCACCGCGACGGATGCGCAGACGCCCTCCCCCCTCATCCGCTACAGCAGACCTTCCGGCAGCTACTTCTCGCTGGGTGTCACCCGGGTGGACGTCACCGCGCTCGATGACGCGGGCAACTCCGCCACCTGCGGCATCGACGTCACCATCCGCGACACCACTCCGCCCACCATCACCTGCCGCACGGGGACGCTGCGCTATGAGGCGACCTCGCCTGAAGGGACCTACGGCTACATCCTGTTCGACGCCGCGACCGCGAGCGACGTGGCCTCGCGTCCCTCGGTGGTCTTCAGCCCGGCGGTCACCTCCCTCTTCCCGCTGGGGACGACGCGCGTGACGGCCACGGCCACGGACGGCGCGGGCCTCCAGGCGACCTGCGGGTTCGACGTGTTCGTGGAGGACACCCAGCGGCCGACGCTCGGTACCTGTCCCGCGTCCCTCATGTTGGAGGCTTCGGCGCCGGCGGGGGCCGTGGCGGACTTCACGCTGCCGAGCGCGACGGATGTGGCCTCGGCTCCGGCGGTGAGCAGCGAGCCCGCGATGGGAAGCTGGCTTCCCCTGGGGACCACGTCCTTCACGGTGACGGCGCGCGACACGGCGGGGAACACCGACGCGTGCACCTTCCCTGTCGAAGTGCGGGACACCACGCCGCCCACACTCACCTGTCCTCCCACGCAGCGCGTGGACGCCACGTCGGAGGCAGGCGCGACGGTGAGCTGGCCCGACGCCACGGCGGAGGACCGCGTCTCCGACGTGACGGTGGAGTACTCGGTCGCGTCCGGCACGCAGTTCCCGGTGGGCACGCGCACGGTGCGCGTCACGGCGAAGGATGCGAGCAACAACACGCGGAGCTGCGAGTTCTCCGTGGTCGTGTCGCGGCCCGCGGACCCCAACGAGCACTCCGAGGACCCGTCCTCCCGGCCTGACAGGGGTGGTGGCTGTCAGCAGGCGGGGGGCGCGGGCCTGAGCAGCTTCGGCGCCGCGCTGCTGGGGGTGCTGCTGATGCGGCCCCGCCGCCGCTGGCGTTCAGCGCCCCGGCAGGGATAG